From the Chloroflexus aurantiacus J-10-fl genome, one window contains:
- a CDS encoding SulP family inorganic anion transporter, which produces MTPVSAHRPDVQAALLAMIYRYLPFLNWLRHYRREHLPSDVVAGIVTAIMLIPQSMAYAQLAGLPPQIGLYASVAPLIVYALLGTSGQLSVGPVAITSLLVFSGVSSLAEPGSARYIQLVLLLAFMVGAIKLTFGVLRLGAILNFISHPVLTAFTSASALIIAVGQLKYILGYRIGGEHIHETIGQAIAGLSQTNLVTLTIGLVSIGLLVFFRQGLRPLLRRTGLPPLAITLIVSGAPLLTVILGILVAQTLFLDQTAGIAVVGAIPAGLSPISVPAFSMADAQALLPTALTIVLVSVVESIAVAKALASKRRQAIDPDQELVALGAANITASFFSGYPVTGGFARSVVNAQAGAITGLASLITALGIAVILLFFTPVFYYLPQAVLAATVIVAVIGLVDLREPRRIWRTNRGDAFTWLITFLAVLTLGIETGIFVGVASALILYLWRTSRPHIAIVGRLGDSEVYRNVERYQVKTWPHVVAVRVDESLYFANTRYLESALLQIVAERPSVKHLVLIGSAINFIDSSALHTLEHLIDELRDAGVEFHLADIKGPVMDRLKQSELIDKIGHDHIHLTTHTAMLALGCQD; this is translated from the coding sequence ATGACGCCCGTTTCAGCTCATCGGCCCGATGTGCAGGCAGCGTTGCTGGCGATGATCTATCGCTATCTCCCATTCCTCAACTGGCTGCGCCATTATCGTCGTGAACACCTGCCGAGCGATGTGGTTGCGGGCATTGTGACGGCGATCATGCTCATTCCCCAAAGCATGGCCTACGCTCAACTGGCCGGTCTGCCCCCACAGATCGGCCTCTATGCCTCTGTTGCACCACTCATTGTCTACGCGCTTCTCGGCACCTCCGGCCAGCTCTCGGTCGGCCCTGTTGCCATCACCTCGCTCCTCGTGTTTAGCGGTGTCAGCAGTCTGGCCGAGCCAGGCAGCGCACGTTACATCCAGCTAGTGCTGTTACTGGCGTTCATGGTTGGTGCGATCAAGCTGACATTTGGTGTGCTCCGGTTGGGAGCGATCCTAAACTTTATTTCGCATCCAGTACTGACAGCGTTTACCAGTGCCTCCGCACTGATTATTGCTGTTGGTCAGCTCAAATATATTCTCGGCTACCGCATCGGCGGCGAACACATCCACGAGACCATCGGCCAGGCAATTGCCGGTTTAAGCCAGACGAATCTGGTCACACTGACCATCGGTCTGGTCAGCATTGGCCTCCTCGTCTTTTTCCGTCAGGGTTTACGGCCCCTGCTACGCCGGACAGGTCTCCCACCATTGGCGATCACGCTGATTGTAAGCGGCGCACCGCTGCTCACCGTCATCCTGGGCATCCTGGTCGCCCAAACCCTCTTCCTGGATCAAACAGCCGGCATTGCGGTAGTAGGAGCAATTCCGGCGGGTCTCTCGCCAATCAGTGTACCGGCATTTTCCATGGCCGATGCGCAGGCGCTCCTGCCAACCGCCCTGACCATCGTGCTGGTCAGTGTCGTCGAGTCTATTGCGGTAGCGAAGGCCCTGGCCAGTAAACGCCGGCAGGCTATCGATCCCGATCAGGAACTGGTAGCACTGGGAGCTGCCAACATCACTGCCAGCTTCTTCAGCGGCTATCCGGTTACCGGTGGCTTTGCCCGCTCGGTGGTGAATGCACAGGCCGGCGCCATCACCGGTCTGGCGTCACTCATCACTGCCCTCGGAATCGCGGTGATTCTGCTCTTCTTCACCCCAGTCTTCTACTATCTGCCGCAGGCAGTCCTGGCCGCCACTGTCATCGTCGCCGTTATCGGATTGGTCGATCTGCGTGAACCCCGCCGTATCTGGCGCACCAACCGTGGCGATGCCTTCACCTGGTTGATCACATTCCTGGCGGTCCTCACCCTGGGCATCGAGACCGGCATCTTCGTCGGAGTTGCCTCGGCGCTCATCCTCTACCTCTGGCGCACAAGCCGCCCTCATATCGCGATTGTGGGTCGGTTAGGTGACAGTGAAGTGTACCGCAACGTCGAACGGTATCAGGTCAAAACGTGGCCGCACGTAGTGGCAGTGCGGGTTGATGAGAGCCTCTACTTTGCCAATACCCGCTACCTCGAAAGTGCCCTGTTGCAGATTGTTGCTGAACGACCATCGGTAAAACACCTTGTGTTGATCGGCTCAGCGATTAACTTTATCGACTCCAGTGCACTCCATACGCTCGAACATCTCATTGACGAACTGCGCGATGCCGGCGTCGAATTCCATCTGGCCGACATCAAAGGGCCGGTAATGGATCGGCTCAAGCAATCAGAATTGATTGACAAAATCGGTCACGACCATATTCATCTGACGACCCATACCGCTATGCTGGCATTGGGTTGCCAGGATTAG
- a CDS encoding PAS domain-containing hybrid sensor histidine kinase/response regulator: MPDDTILLLLANAANRELLRDWLGHHYQTIIADSEADLQRSFQLCIVDGPALATFEAAIQARRAAAYPIFLPFLLVTTRGDVKYHTHHLWQTVDELVISPIQKVELQARIEILLRARRLALEVSRLQQAMLSSTQTWLQLAVQSAQIGLWEWDLQTNRVFFSPEWKAQIGYAADELVDSLTVWEELIHPDDRERCLNLLYRYLHRPWPDFALEFRLRHKNGSYRWIRSQAALIYDQHGRPTHMLGAHFDLTERKQMEEEQQQLAEQLFQSQKLEAIGALTSGIAHDLNNLLVPIIGFAEMGMLEVTPDNPLYSDFDQIRAAGIRATALTRRILTFSRQQRMEMKPIHISRVISDFVAILRRIIGERIDIQLQLASDLPPVQADVSQIEQILLNLVINARDAIEGNGTITITTAFVSPEDTDFPWPADVPPGDYIALQISDTGCGIDSAIRSRIFEPFFTTKPSGKGTGLGLATVAAIVKQHHGYIDVQSLPGQGATFTVYLPALKDGAAVSEDVAFSKDQLFGHETVLVVEDEPAVLHLIASALRLHGYQVIEATDAQYGLGLAASHQGTIDLLITDVMLPTLNGDELYRQLRGLYPQARVLYISAYVDSEHVGPDVTPILAKPFTLQRLLQQVRAILTAAV, encoded by the coding sequence ATGCCCGATGACACAATCTTGCTCTTACTGGCCAATGCGGCAAATCGGGAATTGCTTCGTGACTGGTTGGGGCACCATTATCAAACAATTATTGCTGATAGTGAGGCCGATCTCCAGCGCTCCTTTCAGCTTTGTATCGTCGATGGCCCCGCGTTGGCGACGTTTGAAGCGGCCATTCAGGCCCGGCGTGCTGCGGCATATCCCATCTTTCTCCCCTTCTTGCTGGTCACGACGCGAGGTGATGTTAAGTATCATACGCATCACCTCTGGCAGACGGTTGATGAGCTGGTGATCAGTCCGATCCAGAAGGTCGAATTGCAGGCGCGGATAGAGATTCTTTTACGTGCCCGCCGTCTGGCCCTGGAAGTGAGTCGCTTGCAGCAGGCCATGCTTTCCAGTACCCAAACCTGGTTGCAGTTGGCAGTGCAATCGGCCCAGATTGGGTTGTGGGAGTGGGATTTGCAGACCAATCGGGTCTTCTTTTCGCCGGAGTGGAAGGCGCAAATTGGCTATGCTGCCGATGAGCTTGTTGATTCCCTCACCGTGTGGGAGGAGCTGATCCATCCCGATGATCGCGAACGTTGTCTGAACCTGTTGTACCGTTATCTGCATCGGCCCTGGCCCGATTTTGCCCTTGAGTTTCGCCTTCGTCATAAGAATGGGAGCTACCGCTGGATTCGTTCGCAGGCGGCGCTGATTTACGATCAGCACGGTCGCCCGACGCATATGCTGGGTGCCCATTTTGATTTGACCGAACGGAAGCAAATGGAAGAAGAGCAGCAACAACTTGCTGAGCAGCTCTTTCAGTCGCAGAAGTTAGAGGCGATTGGGGCGCTGACCAGTGGTATTGCCCACGACCTGAATAATCTGTTGGTGCCGATCATCGGGTTCGCTGAGATGGGGATGCTTGAAGTAACGCCTGATAATCCGTTGTACAGCGATTTTGATCAGATTCGGGCGGCTGGGATTCGGGCTACCGCATTGACCCGGCGGATTTTAACGTTTAGCCGTCAGCAACGAATGGAGATGAAGCCAATCCACATTAGTCGGGTTATCAGCGATTTTGTGGCGATTCTCCGTCGGATTATCGGGGAACGAATTGATATTCAGCTTCAGCTTGCGTCAGATCTGCCACCGGTACAGGCGGATGTCAGTCAGATTGAACAGATACTGCTGAATCTGGTGATCAATGCCCGTGATGCTATCGAAGGTAATGGCACGATTACCATCACTACCGCGTTTGTGAGTCCTGAAGACACTGACTTCCCCTGGCCTGCTGATGTGCCCCCCGGTGATTACATCGCTTTGCAGATTAGTGATACCGGCTGTGGGATTGATTCGGCGATCCGTTCACGGATATTTGAACCATTCTTTACCACAAAGCCGTCCGGTAAAGGTACCGGGCTTGGCCTGGCGACGGTTGCGGCGATTGTGAAGCAGCATCACGGTTACATCGATGTGCAGAGTTTGCCCGGTCAGGGTGCAACGTTTACCGTGTACCTGCCGGCACTGAAGGATGGAGCGGCGGTTAGCGAAGATGTTGCGTTCAGTAAAGATCAGCTCTTTGGTCACGAGACGGTGCTGGTGGTTGAAGATGAACCGGCAGTACTGCACCTGATTGCCAGTGCGCTACGTCTGCATGGCTATCAGGTGATAGAGGCGACAGATGCGCAGTATGGGTTGGGGTTAGCTGCCAGTCACCAGGGAACTATCGATCTTCTGATTACCGACGTGATGCTGCCGACGCTTAATGGTGATGAACTGTATCGACAGCTTCGTGGGTTGTATCCGCAGGCACGGGTGTTGTATATCTCGGCCTATGTGGACAGCGAACACGTAGGGCCTGACGTAACACCGATTCTGGCGAAGCCGTTCACTTTGCAACGGCTCCTGCAACAGGTACGCGCTATTCTGACGGCAGCGGTCTGA
- a CDS encoding Yip1 family protein, which translates to MIQEMVNGSIAVLTRPSVQSFEQHERDNLVWALIYAVIASVINGILAAITAPLRVGELRAQLETQGVPPDAIEAAIAQQGNPIIAIFAGIFGTIIGSLIIWGFIYLLGRAFGGTGSFGELAWGLSLFSSPLAVAQSIVSVIPLVGDILLLGLSIYGVYLTYLAIQSGMNLPSQKALYIAIILLVITLLFLCVTVGLAAIVGLIGGLAP; encoded by the coding sequence GTGATTCAGGAAATGGTCAATGGCAGCATCGCCGTACTTACCCGTCCGTCGGTTCAGTCGTTCGAGCAACATGAGCGTGACAATCTGGTCTGGGCGTTGATCTATGCGGTCATTGCAAGTGTGATCAACGGTATCCTTGCTGCAATCACAGCACCTTTACGAGTTGGGGAGTTGCGTGCGCAACTTGAGACGCAAGGTGTGCCACCTGATGCCATTGAAGCGGCCATTGCTCAGCAGGGTAATCCGATCATTGCTATCTTTGCAGGGATTTTCGGCACGATTATCGGTTCACTTATTATTTGGGGTTTCATCTATCTGTTAGGCAGGGCTTTCGGCGGTACTGGTAGCTTCGGTGAGCTGGCCTGGGGCCTATCGCTCTTCTCGTCACCGCTGGCAGTAGCTCAGAGCATTGTATCTGTCATACCACTGGTCGGCGATATTCTGTTGCTCGGTCTTTCCATTTATGGAGTGTATCTCACCTATCTGGCAATCCAGTCCGGCATGAACCTGCCATCGCAGAAAGCGCTTTACATTGCCATCATTCTGCTGGTTATTACTTTGCTGTTCTTGTGTGTTACCGTTGGCCTTGCTGCTATAGTTGGCCTGATAGGAGGTCTGGCACCATGA
- a CDS encoding DsrE/DsrF/DrsH-like family protein, whose translation MTTPMTETVDTQALLSRIAELEQRVAALEQSPAQSIEDRLAMVVFSGDLDKAIAAFIIATGAASMGLEVSMFFTFWGISAVKKQKVFSGKNLLEQGFTAMLPGKLGELGLSQMNFFGAGAQIIRNLMKQHDVASPEELFAMARELGVRMVVCDMSRELLGIKDEELVDGLETGGVATFLGDAARAKVTLFI comes from the coding sequence ATGACAACACCAATGACAGAAACAGTTGACACGCAGGCGCTGCTGAGCAGGATTGCCGAACTGGAGCAGCGGGTAGCCGCGCTCGAACAATCACCGGCCCAGAGCATCGAAGATCGGCTGGCGATGGTCGTCTTCTCTGGCGATCTCGACAAAGCAATTGCCGCATTCATTATCGCTACCGGCGCTGCCTCGATGGGTCTGGAAGTAAGCATGTTCTTCACCTTCTGGGGCATTAGTGCCGTCAAGAAGCAGAAGGTCTTCAGCGGAAAGAACCTGCTCGAACAGGGCTTCACCGCTATGCTCCCCGGCAAACTGGGTGAACTCGGCCTGTCGCAGATGAACTTCTTCGGCGCCGGCGCCCAGATCATTCGCAACCTGATGAAACAGCACGATGTCGCCTCGCCGGAAGAACTCTTCGCCATGGCCCGCGAACTGGGTGTACGGATGGTCGTATGTGATATGTCGCGTGAGCTGCTCGGGATTAAAGATGAAGAGCTGGTTGATGGATTGGAAACCGGTGGTGTAGCAACCTTCCTCGGCGACGCGGCCCGTGCCAAAGTAACGTTGTTCATTTAG
- a CDS encoding protein tyrosine phosphatase family protein: MQHQAICNTLQHQTEVAPLRSYVVTENVLLAAQPQPEDWQRFVEAGYQTVLNIRSDPERAAQQAANARAAGLRYIHAPWPAYELEPEHLAEFARIVEDPATGKLVFHCRSATRVGLIWMLYRMVHQGWSREQAEAELRAAGYDDDAIETFDFCAGDFFERVGSQA; the protein is encoded by the coding sequence ATGCAACATCAGGCTATATGCAATACACTCCAGCACCAGACCGAAGTTGCGCCGTTGCGCAGCTATGTGGTTACCGAGAACGTGCTACTGGCTGCCCAACCGCAGCCAGAAGACTGGCAACGGTTTGTTGAGGCCGGCTATCAAACCGTGCTCAACATTCGCAGCGATCCCGAACGGGCGGCGCAACAGGCTGCCAATGCCCGCGCTGCCGGGTTGCGCTACATTCACGCCCCGTGGCCGGCTTATGAACTGGAGCCAGAACATCTTGCCGAATTTGCCCGCATTGTAGAAGACCCGGCCACCGGCAAACTGGTCTTCCACTGCCGCAGTGCCACGCGCGTCGGCCTGATCTGGATGCTCTACCGGATGGTACATCAGGGCTGGAGCCGCGAGCAGGCTGAAGCCGAACTGCGGGCAGCCGGTTACGACGATGATGCCATCGAGACCTTCGATTTCTGCGCCGGCGATTTCTTTGAACGGGTCGGGTCACAGGCATAG
- a CDS encoding rhodanese-like domain-containing protein has translation MKYRFLLLLMIGLALLTACGTTTASTSTTSTPANITVARLKSMLDQNETFFLLDVRTPAEFVQDGRIAQATLIPLQELEQRLSELPTDKTIVCICRSGNRSSVACNLLKERGYQAINVTGGMNEWKAAGYPTVFGQ, from the coding sequence ATGAAATACCGTTTTCTGCTTCTGCTGATGATCGGCCTGGCATTATTAACTGCATGTGGTACCACCACTGCATCAACCTCGACCACCAGCACACCGGCGAACATTACCGTTGCCCGGCTGAAGAGCATGCTCGACCAGAACGAAACCTTCTTCCTGCTCGATGTACGCACACCCGCCGAATTTGTCCAGGATGGCCGGATCGCTCAGGCCACGCTCATCCCACTTCAGGAGCTTGAGCAACGGCTGAGTGAACTACCAACCGACAAAACCATCGTCTGTATCTGCCGTTCAGGAAACCGCAGTTCAGTTGCCTGCAACCTCCTCAAAGAGCGCGGCTATCAGGCTATCAATGTGACCGGTGGGATGAATGAATGGAAGGCCGCCGGCTACCCGACGGTGTTCGGGCAGTAG
- a CDS encoding hydroxymethylglutaryl-CoA synthase produces MMKPQHPVGIVGYGAYIPRYRIAAREIARVWTDGQSGTPIEAKSVPGPDEDTITMSIEAARNALARAAIPATALGAVWIGSESHPYSVKPSGTVVADALGAGPWVSAADWEFACKAGSEALTAAMALVGSGMQRYALAVGADTAQGRPGDALEYTASAGAAALIVGPASEALATIDATLSYVTDTPDFYRRADRPYPVHGNRFTGEPAYFHQIQSAATELLRHLNRTAADFTYAVFHQPNAKFPQAVAKRLGFTDKQIAPGLLSPQIGNTYSGAALLGLCAILDVAQPGETIFMTTYGSGAGSDAYALTVTEAVLERRERAPLVAAYLQRAVMIDYAIYAKWRGKLVMG; encoded by the coding sequence ATGATGAAACCACAGCATCCTGTCGGTATTGTCGGCTACGGTGCCTATATCCCGCGGTACCGGATTGCTGCCCGCGAGATCGCCCGGGTCTGGACTGATGGGCAGAGTGGAACGCCAATCGAGGCGAAGAGTGTTCCGGGTCCTGACGAAGATACGATTACGATGTCTATTGAAGCGGCTCGCAATGCGCTGGCCCGGGCCGCCATCCCGGCGACGGCGTTGGGTGCAGTCTGGATCGGTAGTGAGAGCCATCCGTACAGCGTGAAACCTTCAGGGACGGTGGTTGCCGATGCGCTGGGGGCCGGCCCCTGGGTAAGCGCCGCTGACTGGGAGTTTGCCTGCAAAGCCGGTTCTGAAGCGCTGACCGCAGCGATGGCGCTGGTTGGCAGTGGTATGCAACGCTATGCGCTGGCCGTCGGCGCCGATACAGCGCAGGGCCGCCCCGGTGATGCGCTGGAATACACTGCTTCCGCCGGTGCCGCAGCGTTGATCGTTGGTCCGGCCAGCGAGGCGCTGGCAACCATTGATGCCACGTTGTCATACGTGACCGATACGCCCGACTTTTACCGTCGCGCCGATCGGCCCTACCCGGTGCACGGTAATCGCTTCACCGGCGAACCGGCTTACTTCCATCAGATTCAGTCAGCAGCTACCGAATTGTTACGCCATCTCAACCGCACCGCAGCCGATTTCACCTATGCCGTCTTTCATCAACCCAATGCCAAGTTTCCGCAAGCGGTTGCCAAACGCCTGGGTTTCACCGATAAACAGATTGCCCCCGGCTTGCTCAGCCCTCAGATCGGTAACACCTATTCCGGGGCAGCGCTGCTTGGTCTCTGCGCTATCCTCGATGTGGCCCAACCGGGTGAGACGATTTTTATGACGACCTACGGCAGTGGGGCCGGTTCCGATGCCTATGCACTTACTGTTACCGAAGCCGTTCTGGAACGTCGTGAGCGGGCACCGCTTGTCGCGGCCTACCTGCAACGGGCAGTGATGATTGATTACGCCATCTATGCGAAGTGGCGCGGTAAGCTGGTGATGGGATAG
- a CDS encoding rhodanese-like domain-containing protein: MFRQLFRRDVVQNHIATMTVQELKTQLDARAPMVLIDVRQPEEFAYDGHVSGARLLPLPVLASRLNELPKDQPIVCICRSGNRSQVACEMLQRHGFTNVTNVVGGMVAWQRAGYPVSRQH, translated from the coding sequence ATGTTTCGACAACTCTTTCGCCGTGATGTAGTCCAGAATCATATTGCCACCATGACGGTTCAGGAGCTGAAAACACAATTGGATGCCCGTGCTCCGATGGTATTGATTGATGTACGCCAGCCTGAAGAATTCGCCTACGACGGCCACGTCTCCGGTGCCCGTCTGCTCCCCCTGCCGGTGCTGGCCTCGCGCCTGAACGAACTACCGAAAGATCAGCCGATTGTCTGCATCTGTCGTTCAGGTAACCGCAGCCAGGTAGCCTGTGAAATGCTTCAGCGCCATGGCTTCACCAACGTTACCAACGTCGTTGGTGGTATGGTTGCCTGGCAGCGAGCCGGTTACCCGGTGAGTCGTCAGCATTAA
- a CDS encoding Zn-ribbon domain-containing OB-fold protein, whose amino-acid sequence MKIARHWRDRVPRYRLEGQRHRYTGEIRFPPHPPALDEDPNDWEPYQLSGRGEIYSFSVLRQAPEGFASFGVYPVALVRLEEGPLVTAQLTDCDEADLAIGMPVEMVTRRLMDSGEDGVLVYGYKFRPRLV is encoded by the coding sequence ATGAAGATAGCCCGTCACTGGCGGGATCGGGTTCCGCGATACCGTCTCGAAGGACAACGTCACCGTTATACCGGTGAGATTCGTTTTCCGCCGCATCCACCCGCGCTCGACGAAGATCCGAACGATTGGGAGCCGTATCAGTTGAGCGGGCGAGGTGAAATCTACAGCTTCAGCGTGCTGCGACAGGCTCCCGAAGGATTTGCCAGTTTTGGGGTCTACCCGGTTGCGCTGGTGCGCCTGGAAGAAGGCCCGCTGGTAACGGCTCAGTTGACCGACTGTGATGAGGCCGATCTGGCAATCGGTATGCCGGTCGAGATGGTTACCCGCCGTTTGATGGATTCTGGCGAAGATGGGGTTTTGGTGTACGGGTATAAGTTTCGCCCTCGCCTTGTATAA
- a CDS encoding sulfurtransferase TusA family protein: MPHFDQTLDVKGAKCPMPLVKSRKAITELPVGQVLQVISTDRGSVADFQGWAKTAKNVELIAQETVQENGQELYVHYLRRTA; encoded by the coding sequence ATGCCACACTTCGATCAAACGCTTGATGTCAAAGGGGCAAAATGCCCGATGCCACTGGTGAAGAGCCGTAAGGCAATTACCGAACTGCCGGTAGGTCAGGTTCTGCAAGTTATCTCGACTGACCGCGGCTCGGTAGCCGACTTCCAGGGCTGGGCCAAGACGGCGAAGAACGTCGAACTGATCGCCCAGGAGACGGTACAGGAGAATGGTCAGGAGCTGTACGTCCACTATCTCCGCCGCACCGCCTGA
- a CDS encoding hydroxymethylglutaryl-CoA reductase, degradative: MGTKSSRLQGFYQLNPFERLQMVKSFDGLVDEDLRALHGGHGGALTIERADKMIENVIGTYNLPLGIATNFRINGRDYLIPMVVEEPSIVAGASYAARMVRDGGGFETSSTEPLMIGQVQLVNVRDPDQARQTILSRKEEILALANAQSRSLVSLGGGARDVEVRFFPTSPMGPMLVVHLIIDCRDAMGANAVNTMAEAVAPLLAEMTGGKVYLRILSNLTDRRLARARCVVPAASLARDGLSGEEVVEGILWAYAFAAVDPYRAATHNKGIMNGIDPVLVATGNDWRAVEAGAHAYASRNGHYTSLSHWERDAQGDLVGTLEMPLAVGIVGGATKVHPTAQAALKLLGVRSAAELAEVCVAAGLANNLAAMRALACEGIQQGHMSLHARQIAMAAGASGTLVDEVARRMVAERNIKLARAEEIIAELEGRTIGNPTHN, from the coding sequence ATGGGGACTAAGAGTTCTCGCTTACAAGGGTTTTATCAGCTTAATCCATTTGAGCGACTGCAAATGGTGAAATCCTTTGATGGATTAGTCGATGAAGACTTACGCGCCTTGCACGGCGGCCATGGTGGTGCGCTCACGATTGAGCGTGCCGATAAAATGATTGAGAATGTGATCGGTACCTATAATCTGCCGCTCGGTATCGCGACCAACTTCCGTATCAATGGCCGTGATTATCTGATTCCGATGGTGGTTGAAGAGCCGTCAATTGTGGCCGGGGCCAGCTACGCGGCGCGGATGGTGCGAGACGGGGGTGGGTTTGAGACGAGCAGTACCGAACCACTGATGATCGGTCAGGTGCAGTTGGTCAATGTTCGCGACCCCGATCAGGCCCGGCAAACGATTTTGTCGCGTAAGGAAGAGATTCTTGCCCTGGCCAATGCGCAAAGTCGTTCGCTGGTCAGTCTGGGTGGCGGAGCACGCGATGTTGAGGTACGATTCTTCCCCACCAGCCCGATGGGGCCGATGCTGGTTGTGCATTTGATTATCGATTGCCGCGATGCGATGGGTGCCAACGCGGTGAATACGATGGCCGAGGCGGTCGCACCGCTGCTGGCCGAGATGACCGGTGGTAAGGTCTATCTGCGCATTCTCTCGAATCTGACCGACCGTCGGCTGGCTCGTGCCCGTTGTGTGGTGCCGGCAGCATCGCTGGCCCGCGATGGTTTGAGTGGCGAAGAGGTTGTTGAAGGCATTCTCTGGGCCTATGCGTTTGCTGCGGTCGATCCCTATCGGGCGGCAACCCACAACAAGGGCATTATGAACGGCATTGACCCGGTGCTGGTCGCAACCGGTAACGACTGGCGTGCGGTAGAGGCGGGTGCGCATGCCTACGCCAGCCGCAATGGTCACTATACGTCACTCTCCCATTGGGAGCGTGATGCGCAGGGTGACCTGGTTGGTACGCTCGAAATGCCGCTGGCGGTAGGGATCGTGGGTGGCGCAACCAAAGTCCATCCCACCGCCCAGGCCGCGTTGAAACTGCTCGGTGTGCGTAGCGCTGCTGAACTGGCCGAGGTCTGTGTCGCTGCCGGTCTGGCGAATAATCTGGCGGCGATGCGTGCTCTGGCCTGTGAGGGTATTCAACAGGGACATATGAGCCTGCATGCCCGCCAGATCGCGATGGCTGCCGGTGCCAGTGGTACCCTGGTTGATGAAGTTGCCCGGCGCATGGTCGCCGAGCGGAATATCAAACTGGCGCGTGCTGAAGAGATCATTGCCGAACTCGAAGGGCGCACGATAGGTAACCCCACGCACAACTAA